The Syntrophales bacterium region GAAGATGACCTTTGATATACATGCTTTCAATGGGAAACATGATTTGTTGGCCTGTCTGCCGAATCGGCTGAAAGGCTACCGGGCATGGTTACCGGAAGATTCCCGGATTGTTGTTCTGGTCGATCGGGACACGGACGATTGCTATAAATTGAAGGCTGAACTGGAAAGGATGGTTCGCCAAGCCGGCTTCACATCAAAAACGGCCGCGGCGGTGAGCGGACAGTTTGAGGTTTTGAACCGAATCGCGATTGAAGAGTTGGAGGCGTGGTTCTTTGGTGATCCAATAGCGCTGAAAGAGGCATATCCGAGGGTATCCGGCAATATTGGCAATAGAGCCCCGTATCGCGAACCTGACGCGATTGCCGGTGGCACATGGGAGGCATTGGAACGCGTTTTGATGAAAGCCGGCTATTATCCCGGTGGAATGCCAAAGGTGGAAGTGGCAAGAAATATTTCAAAGAACATGCAACCCCTCCGAAACACTTCGAAAAGCTTTCAAATTTTCAGGGATGCACTTCATGAACTATCTCCCGGTGCATCGTCTTGAATGGAAATGATTCTCCAGGTTTCCTGAAAGAAAAATCCCGGTTCAGTCTTCCAAGCGATTTCAGCATTTGTTGAAATGCAGGTATTGATTGAAATTCATGGTTGATAACGGATTGATGATCTGATGAAAGTGGCACCCATGAAACAAGTCGGATGGGATGGCCAGCCATGAACGTCCGGATCATCAATCTTCACCCGGGGTGCGAGAACAACGCCCTGTTTCTTTCCCGGGCACGGCGGTACTTCGAGCGGAACGGCCACCAGGTTGACGGAGAGAGGGAGGCGGACCTGGTTTTCGTGGGGGCCTGCGTCGTGACCGACCGGATGCGCCGGCGTTGCGAGGAGGCCATCGCCGGGGCTATGCAAAGCCATCCACAGGCGCGCATCGTTGTCTTCGGCTGCCTGGCGGCCTTTCCCGCGGATCTGCAGGCGGCCCTCGGCAGGGATGCAGACAGGGTTCGATTCATCCCGTACCAGGCGAGTGCTGAGTTGGATGCTTTCATCGGGGCGTGCGTCCCGTTCGAGGCCGTCCACGTCTCGCGCCTGGACGGGCACCGGCCCTACCAGCCCTGCATGGGACCGGACGACCGCTATCTCCTGATCGCCCAGGGGTGCGTCAACGACTGCAGCTACTGCAGCATCCGCCTTGCCAAGGGACGGGTCCGGAGCCGGCCGGCGGAGGAGATCGAAGCGGATGCCCGCGAGCTGTATGAAGAGGGCGTCCGGACCGTGACCTTACTCGCGGACGACTGCGGCTCCTACGGTCTCGACCGGGCCGACGACCTGCCGGGGCTGCTCGGGCGGATCTGCGGAATCGCCCCGGACCTCCGGATCAAGCTCTACACGGTGTTTCCGGCCCTGTTCCTGAACTACGCCGATCGGCTGGAGCCGTTTTTCGCCGCCGGCCGCATCCCCTATGTCTGCCTGCCGACCCAGTCCGCCTCGCCGCGCATCCTGGCCCTGATGAACCGCCGCTACGACCCGAGTTGTCTGTCGGATGCGGTTCTCCGGATCCGCTCCCTCGATCCCGGCGTCTTCGTCTATTCCCACTTCATCTTCGCGT contains the following coding sequences:
- a CDS encoding radical SAM protein: MNVRIINLHPGCENNALFLSRARRYFERNGHQVDGEREADLVFVGACVVTDRMRRRCEEAIAGAMQSHPQARIVVFGCLAAFPADLQAALGRDADRVRFIPYQASAELDAFIGACVPFEAVHVSRLDGHRPYQPCMGPDDRYLLIAQGCVNDCSYCSIRLAKGRVRSRPAEEIEADARELYEEGVRTVTLLADDCGSYGLDRADDLPGLLGRICGIAPDLRIKLYTVFPALFLNYADRLEPFFAAGRIPYVCLPTQSASPRILALMNRRYDPSCLSDAVLRIRSLDPGVFVYSHFIFAFPTETWEELAESVSFAGLFDHSVFIGYGGNRATRAAALASRYDDRDRQAKADYLGRLAAEGKLASFVVPYA
- a CDS encoding DUF4276 family protein, with product MHVEFLVEEYSAEEALRNILPLILQGKMTFDIHAFNGKHDLLACLPNRLKGYRAWLPEDSRIVVLVDRDTDDCYKLKAELERMVRQAGFTSKTAAAVSGQFEVLNRIAIEELEAWFFGDPIALKEAYPRVSGNIGNRAPYREPDAIAGGTWEALERVLMKAGYYPGGMPKVEVARNISKNMQPLRNTSKSFQIFRDALHELSPGASS